From the genome of Bacteroidota bacterium:
CCCTGGCCGTCGCCCATGAGCTGGATCTCGATGTGGCGCGGCTCCTCGACGAACTTCTCGATGTAGACGGCCCCGTTGCCGAAGGCGGACTGCGCCTCGTTGCTCGCGGTGCGGTACTGCGTCTCGAGTTCCTTCTCCTCGCGGACCATGCGCATGCCGCGGCCGCCGCCGCCCGCCGAGGCCTTGATCATCACGGGATAGCCGATCTCGGCGGCGACGCGCTTGGCTTCGTCGACCGTCTCCACGACGCCTTCGGAGCCGGGCACGACCGGCACGCCCGCCGCGCGCATCGTGTCCTTGGCGACGCTCTTGTCGCCCATCTTGCGAATGGTGTCCGCCTTCGGGCCGATCCAGATCAGGCCGTTGTCCTTGACGATGCCTGCAAAGTCTGCATTCTCGGAGAGAAAGCCGTAGCCGGGATGGATGGCATCGGCGCCCGTGACTTCGGCGGCCGCGATGATGCGGTCCATCCGGAGGTAGCTCTGGCCCGACGGCGGCGGCCCGATGCAGACGGCCTCGTCGGCGAAGCGCACGGCGAGCGAGTCGCGGTCGGCGGTCGAGTAGACGACGACGGTTTTGAGGCCGATCTCGCGGCACGTCCGGATGATGCGTAGCGCGATCTCGCCCCGGTTGGCAATCAGAACCTTTTGCATGCGACGTATTGCGTGTTGCGTGTTGCGTGTTGGTCGCGAGCAACCTCCACGCAGGGCACGACAGGTTCTAGCCAATCACGAACAGCGGCTGGTCGTACTCGACCGGCTCGGCGTTGTCGACGAGGAGCTGCTTGACGGTGCCGCTCACCTCGGCCTCGATCTCGTTCATCAGCTTCATCGCCTCGATGATGCAGAGCGTGTCGCCCTTCTTGACGGCGCTGCCGACAGTCACAAAGGGGTCGGAGTCGGGCGAGGGCGCGCTGTAGAACGTGCCGACGATGGGCGCGCGGACGAGCGTGCCGTCGACGGGCGCGTCGCTGGATTCGGGCTTCGTGTCGGTCGATGCTTGCGGGGCTGGGGGCATCTGGGGAGCCACCGGCGTGCCTGCGGTCGGGACCTGGACGGGGTAGGCCGGCGGATAGCCCGTCGGGAACGGGAATGCCTGCGGGGCCTGGATCGCGCCGCCGCCCATGGGAGGGGCGCTCATCGGGGGCGGCATCATGTAGGGCATCGCTGGGGCGCCCATCGGCTGGTAGGACACCTGCGGCGCGTGCTTGCGCACCACGATGCGCACACCGCTCTCCTCGACTTCGACTTCGGCGACGCCGCTCTCGTTGACGAGGCGAATCAGATCCTGGATGCGGGTCAGGTCCATCGGGCGCTGGGGGTGGGATGAGCGAGGGGGAGATGAGGGGGGCGCTGGCCGCGTGTGCGGACTTAGGAGCCAGTGCTTACGCGCTCAATGTACGAGCCGTCGGTGGTATCCACGCGGACCACGTCGCCCTCGTTGAGAAAGAGGGGCACGTTGACGGTGGCCCCGCTTTCGAGCGTGGCGGGCTTGGTCGCGCCCGTGGCTGTGTCGCCCTTGAGGCCGGGGTCGGTCTTCGTGATCGTGAGGTGCACGTGGCGCGGAATCTCGACCGAGAGCGGCTCGTCGGTGGCCGCGTTCACGAGCAGGTCGATCTCGCCGCCTTCCTTGATGAACTCGCGGCCCTCGACCTGGCTCGCCGGGAGCGAGGTCTGCTCGTAGGTGTCCGTGTTCATGAGGTGGAGGCCGAGGTCGTCCTCGTAGAGGAACTGGTAGGAGCGGCGCTCGACGCGGGCCTCGTCGACCTTCTCGCCAGCGCGGAAGACGTTGTCGACGACCTTGCCCGAGCGGATGTTCTTGAGCTTGGTGCGCACGAACGCGCCGCCCTTGCCGGGCTTGACGTGGAGAAACTCGACGATGCTCCAGATGTCGCCGTTCCAGAAGAAGGTGAAGCCGTTGCGGAAGTCCTGGGTGGAAGCCATGCCTGGCGGGGGGATACGGTGCAAAAGGGATAGACTGGACAATATATCCAGTCTTCCGAGGGGCATCCAA
Proteins encoded in this window:
- the accB gene encoding acetyl-CoA carboxylase biotin carboxyl carrier protein, with translation MDLTRIQDLIRLVNESGVAEVEVEESGVRIVVRKHAPQVSYQPMGAPAMPYMMPPPMSAPPMGGGAIQAPQAFPFPTGYPPAYPVQVPTAGTPVAPQMPPAPQASTDTKPESSDAPVDGTLVRAPIVGTFYSAPSPDSDPFVTVGSAVKKGDTLCIIEAMKLMNEIEAEVSGTVKQLLVDNAEPVEYDQPLFVIG
- the efp gene encoding elongation factor P, with translation MASTQDFRNGFTFFWNGDIWSIVEFLHVKPGKGGAFVRTKLKNIRSGKVVDNVFRAGEKVDEARVERRSYQFLYEDDLGLHLMNTDTYEQTSLPASQVEGREFIKEGGEIDLLVNAATDEPLSVEIPRHVHLTITKTDPGLKGDTATGATKPATLESGATVNVPLFLNEGDVVRVDTTDGSYIERVSTGS